The following are encoded together in the Oncorhynchus gorbuscha isolate QuinsamMale2020 ecotype Even-year linkage group LG03, OgorEven_v1.0, whole genome shotgun sequence genome:
- the LOC124019627 gene encoding caveolin-2-like, giving the protein MATGRTPAKTRLDLEDIVEQETPLWVPPLGIPPDRHTAEGLLEKVVEVEAEEPAQGDDSVSLSISIHSYTRPLVKDRDPRGVNKCLKVTFEDVIAEPPLVRSFDNVWLWSPVEVSHLWCYLLISILLAVPVSLVAGILFAVLSCLHIWLIMPCMQLFLINMHWVQTVSSSVFNIAITPFFKSMGKCCGSINVRLARD; this is encoded by the exons atggccACAGGGCGTACGCCAGCCAAGACCAGGCTAGACCTGGAGGACATAGTGGAGCAGGAGACTCCTCTGTGGGTCCCACCCCTGGGAATccctccagacagacacacagcagagGGACTACTGGAGAAagtagtggaggtagaggcaGAGGAACCAGCCCAAGGGGAtgactctgtctcactctccatctctatccACAGTTACACCAGGCCTCTGGTGAAGGACAGGGACCCAAGGGGAGTCAACAAGTGTCTAAAG GTGACGTTTGAGGACGTGATAGCCGAGCCCCCCTTGGTGCGGAGCTTCGATAATGTGTGGCTGTGGAGCCCTGTTGAAGTGTCCCATCTCTGGTGCTACCTGCTCATCTCCATCCTCCTGGCCGTGCCCGTCTCTCTGGTAGCAGGGATCCTCTTCGCTGTCCTCAGCTGCCTACACATCTG GCTGATCATGCCCTGTATGCAGCTCTTCCTGATCAACATGCACTGGGTTCAGACTGTTTCGAGCAGTGTGTTCAACATCGCCATCACTCCCTTCTTTAAGAGTATGGGAAAGTGCTGTGGTAGCATCAACGTCCGACTAGCCAGAGACTGA